Proteins from one Bos taurus isolate L1 Dominette 01449 registration number 42190680 breed Hereford chromosome 7, ARS-UCD2.0, whole genome shotgun sequence genomic window:
- the LOC104968964 gene encoding guanine nucleotide-binding protein G(I)/G(S)/G(O) subunit gamma-5, translating into MSGSSSIAAMKKVVQQLRLEAGLDRVKVSQAAADLKQFCLQNAQHDPLLTGVSSSTNPFRPQKVCSFL; encoded by the coding sequence ATGTCTGGTTCATCCAGCATCGCGGCTATGAAAAAAGTGGTTCAACAGCTCCGGCTGGAGGCCGGGCTCGATCGGGTGAAGGTTTCCCAGGCAGCTGCAGATTTGAAACAGTTCTGTCTGCAGAATGCTCAACATGACCCTCTGCTGACTGGAGTATCTTCAAGTACAAATCCCTTCAGGCCCCagaaagtctgttcttttttgtAG